A stretch of Episyrphus balteatus chromosome 2, idEpiBalt1.1, whole genome shotgun sequence DNA encodes these proteins:
- the LOC129908342 gene encoding pupal cuticle protein Edg-78E-like isoform X2, which translates to MFKFIALVALFGLATAARLEVDPAAQDFKIIENDITPEGTFRYAFTTGNGIQAKSSGDANVITGAFKYVSPEGQTVVMTYTADADGYHPAGDLLPTPPPVPEAILRSLAYNLAHPQKDAVLARKL; encoded by the exons ATGTTCAAATTC atcGCTCTTGTTGCCCTTTTCGGTTTGGCTACTGCTGCTCGTTTGGAAGTCGACCCAGCTGCCCAAGATTTCAAAATCATTGAGAACGACATCACTCCCGAAGGTACTTTCCGTTATGCTTTCACAACTGGCAACGGAATCCAAGCCAAATCATCTGGTGATGCCAATGTGATCACAGGAGCCTTCAAATATGTTTCACCCGAAGGACAAACCGTTGTTATGACCTACACCGCTGATGCTGATGGTTACCATCCAGCTGGAGATCTTTTGCCAACTCCACCACCAGTGCCAGAGGCTATCCTCCGCTCTCTTGCATACAACTTGGCTCATCCACAAAAGGATGCTGTCTTGGCCCGTAAATTGTAA
- the LOC129908342 gene encoding pupal cuticle protein Edg-78E-like isoform X1: MSLYKIKEEIALVALFGLATAARLEVDPAAQDFKIIENDITPEGTFRYAFTTGNGIQAKSSGDANVITGAFKYVSPEGQTVVMTYTADADGYHPAGDLLPTPPPVPEAILRSLAYNLAHPQKDAVLARKL, from the coding sequence atcGCTCTTGTTGCCCTTTTCGGTTTGGCTACTGCTGCTCGTTTGGAAGTCGACCCAGCTGCCCAAGATTTCAAAATCATTGAGAACGACATCACTCCCGAAGGTACTTTCCGTTATGCTTTCACAACTGGCAACGGAATCCAAGCCAAATCATCTGGTGATGCCAATGTGATCACAGGAGCCTTCAAATATGTTTCACCCGAAGGACAAACCGTTGTTATGACCTACACCGCTGATGCTGATGGTTACCATCCAGCTGGAGATCTTTTGCCAACTCCACCACCAGTGCCAGAGGCTATCCTCCGCTCTCTTGCATACAACTTGGCTCATCCACAAAAGGATGCTGTCTTGGCCCGTAAATTGTAA
- the LOC129908343 gene encoding pupal cuticle protein Edg-78E-like — MFKFIALVALFGLATAARLEVDPAAQDFKIIENDITPEGTFRYAFTTGNGIQAKSSGDANVITGAFKYVSPEGQTVVMTYTADADGYHPAGDLLPTPPPVPEAILRSLAYNLAHPQKESKL; from the exons ATGTTCAAATTC atcGCTCTTGTTGCCCTTTTCGGTTTGGCTACTGCTGCTCGTTTGGAAGTCGACCCAGCTGCCCAAGATTTCAAAATCATTGAGAACGACATCACTCCCGAAGGTACTTTCCGTTATGCTTTCACAACTGGCAACGGAATCCAAGCCAAATCATCTGGTGATGCCAATGTGATCACAGGAGCCTTCAAATATGTTTCACCCGAAGGACAAACCGTTGTTATGACCTACACCGCTGATGCTGATGGTTACCATCCAGCTGGAGATCTTTTGCCAACTCCACCACCAGTGCCAGAGGCTATCCTCCGCTCTCTAGCATACAACTTGGCTCATCCACAAAAGGAATCTAAATTGTAA